One Fusarium falciforme chromosome 1, complete sequence genomic window carries:
- a CDS encoding J domain-containing protein codes for MTLTLFGLNDSSLYLVLTYHQYKFTYFSNNLASTLTLCLDTSLARSLLRSLYSSTVSEWLPELPQTTVNSPTTPPWNAPTANTANTSDAILEVSETATTQQIRDAYKRAALKTHPDRVASTSPDRAERTRKFQLVNDAYYTLSDNNRRREYDAQRKLFNTSTPADPFEEDIPEGEEGAAPESAYSWAWNFFTKQAGGANAQDREQTENAQFSDVFEEMMREEGMAEGGDNHPTGKFWGMLGGVSGGALGFIVANVPGMVAGAVAGNRLGAIRDARGKSVYAVFQELPQDDRAKLLSQLAIRVFSHAVGI; via the exons ATGACGTTGACACTTTTTGGCCTCAACGATAGCAGCCTCTACTTGGTACTTACCTACCACCAATACAAATTTACCTACTTCAGTAACAACCTGGCCTCTACCTTGACTCTCTGCCTAGACACATCACTCGCTAGATCGCTTCTTCGTTCCCTATACTCGTCTACAGTGTCAGAATGGCTACCGGAGCTCCCCCAGACTACTGTGAACTCTCCAACAACCCCACCATGGAATGCGCCGACAGCTAACACGGCGAATACTTCAGATGCCATCCTTGAGGTCTCTGAGACGGCCACCACTCAGCAGATCCGCGATGCCTACAAGCG TGCTGCCTTGAAGACGCACCCCGATCGCGTCGCCAGCACCTCCCCAGACCGAGCCGAACGAACCCGCAAGTTCCAGCTCGTCAACGACGCCTACTATACCCTCTCCGATAACAACCGCCGTCGCGAGTACGACGCCCAGCGCAAGCTCTTCAACACGAGCACCCCGGCCGACCCCTTCGAGGAGGACATccccgagggcgaggagggggcGGCGCCCGAGAGCGCATACTCATGGGCGTGGAACTTCTTCACCAAACAGGCCGGCGGGGCCAACGCGCAGGACCGTGAGCAGACGGAGAATGCCCAGTTCAGCGACGTGTTTGAGGAGATGATGCGGGAGGAGGGCATGGCTGAGGGAGGGGATAACCACCCCACAGGCAAGTTCTGGGGCATGCTGGGCGGCGTGAGCGGCGGCGCCCTGGGCTTCATCGTTGCCAACGTGCCGGGCATGGTAGCTGGCGCCGTGGCGGGAAACAGGCTAGGGGCCATCCGAGATGCCAGGGGCAAGAGCGTATATGCCGTGTTCCAG GAACTTCCTCAGGATGACAGGGCCAAGCTGTTGAGCCAGCTGGCCATAAGGGTGTTCAGCCATGCTGTTGGTATTTGA
- a CDS encoding 2EXR domain-containing protein — MSTSFPSFVKLPGELRSMVWAYALPEPRVFEVLDTPHSNFKTPASAGLTFANSSNEPPPVLAAVCRESRAYVLHRYKRLTLSGTTKYIDSVRDVVLLEPYLLIRRLLRALHFLSQVDFMRENMRQVALGTSYGFATGIFHPMLSGKVSRNNMTMFIKKLRRFPRLKKVLFVVHEEFQCTHPNPPMAEWPYGLQLFHHNYSFKFDNELGISIHNPWHFHQNEFQYYPLQAEEADEDDDDLGESGTDGEEEAAELNRKPTNEDWRRFKRRFLKAAHSTLTKRLRDKPPIVETLQLQVEGASLLWKYRSF; from the coding sequence ATGTCGACGAGTTTCCCGTCCTTTGTCAAACTACCAGGAGAGCTGCGGTCCATGGTATGGGCGTATGCCCTACCAGAGCCGCGGGTTTTTGAAGTCCTCGATACTCCGCACTCAAACTTCAAAACTCCAGCCTCGGCAGGGCTCACGTTTGCGAATAGTTCGAATGAGCCCCCGCCTGTGCTGGCCGCCGTATGCAGAGAGTCGCGGGCATACGTGCTGCACCGCTACAAGCGGCTGACGTTATCTGGAACAACAAAGTACATCGACTCTGTACGGGATGTCGTCCTGCTTGAACCCTACCTCCTCATCAGGCGGCTTCTAAGAGCCCTGCACTTTCTTTCACAAGTGGACTTTATGAGAGAGAACATGCGCCAAGTGGCCCTCGGGACGTCGTATGGCTTTGCGACGGGAATCTTTCACCCCATGCTCAGCGGAAAGGTATCGAGGAACAATATGACCATGTTTATCAAAAAGCTTCGCCGATTCCCACGACTGAAAAAGGTTCTATTTGTCGTCCACGAGGAGTTTCAGTGCACTCATCCGAACCCTCCCATGGCCGAATGGCCCTATGGACTGCAGCTCTTTCACCACAACTACTCGTTCAAGTTTGACAACGAGCTGGGGATCAGCATCCACAACCCATGGCACTTTCACCAGAATGAGTTTCAGTACTACCCCCTCcaggcggaggaggctgacgaagacgacgacgatctgGGCGAGAGCGGGACggatggcgaggaggaggcggcagAGTTGAACCGCAAACCTACCAACGAAGATTGGAGACGGTTCAAGAGGCGGTTCCTAAAGGCCGCGCACTCGACGCTGACGAAACGATTACGAGACAAGCCACCAATAGTCGAGACTCTGCAGCTGCAAGTCGAAGGCGCAAGCTTGCTGTGGAAGTATCGATCTTTTTAG
- a CDS encoding Clr5 domain-containing protein: MSTTLPVLAPRLPGCPPAVDDRAYTKEHTEEEWEAMREVIKRLYIRDNRKLNETMAILQARHGFAATEQMFKKRLKKWNLRKRTYRKSPSGSTSSTPAQIAEAYCQSAVAAETETVDDQTAASSSSPEEQSPEEANDTSMALIRPSNNVGPYANLEQVLGSVFSWSQSKLDAYPVASDPMSRYLANPNHPPIQDSRTMYRTFELVFDLWYHGKGNLAGLAARRGFYVLEFVLSEDHPDLVWHVLDTIFDMVDRGHLQLLGLFLDHATILAQRQLPAQHPLLRILQQLRTCDYHSDQGRSYLCHILRQAWMRNVDMLAEHIESSDPQRLWLYEQLIWDGRTRLRKGSELAKRQDAMYHALETMAEAQDHGLTVDDSDRLRIEALRLEFTQMDVGDKKKAEQLALNLLNHTSSDTGAGSRSSDRFHAYARKMLARVQQDRQEWDTAEQNLQYAIYKREVAHGTLNNLRVIRDMWVLAAHYQKAGRQGDADAITADALSRAQLYLEQGPD, translated from the exons ATGTCCACCACTCTGCCGGTCCTGGCCCCCCGCCTCCCGGGCTGCCCGCCGGCGGTGGACGACAGGGCCTACACCAAGGAGCAcaccgaggaggagtggGAGGCCATGCGCGAGGTCATCAAGAGGCTGTACATCCGCGACAACCGCAAGCTCAACGAGACCATGGCCATCCTGCAGGCGAGGCACGGCTTTGCAGCGAC AGAGCAAATGTTCAAGAAGCGCTTAAAGAAGTGGAATCTCAGGAAGCGCACATATCGCAAGAGCCCCTCGGGTTCCACATCTTCCACTCCTGCGCAGATTGCCGAGGCATACTGCCAGAGTGCAGTAGCAgcagagacagagacagTTGACGATCAGACTGCggcgtcctcgtcgtcgcctgaGGAACAGTCTCCAGAAGAGGCCAATGACACCTCCATGGCCCTCATCCGGCCCTCTAACAATGTAGGGCCCTACGCAAATCTCGAGCAGGTTCTCGGCAGCGTCTTCTCATGGAGTCAGTCCAAGCTGGACGCATATCCCGTTGCGTCGGATCCCATGTCGAGATATCTGGCGAACCCAAATCACCCCCCTATCCAGGACAGCCGGACAATGTACCGGACGTTTGAGCTTGTTTTCGATCTGTGGTACCACGGAAAAGGGAACCTTGCAGGTTTGGCTGCACGGAGAGGCTTCTATGTACTTGAGTTTGTCCTCAGTGAGGACCACCCGGACCTCGTATGGCACGTCCTAGACACCATCTTTGACATGGTGGATCGTGGACATCTTCAACTTCTGGGTTTATTCTTGGATCATGCTACTATTCTGGCACAACGACAGCTGCCAGCTCAACACCCACTCCTCCGGATTCTACAGCAACTACGGACATGTGATTATCATTCAGATCAAGGGAGGAGTTACTTGTGCCATATACTACGTCAGGCCTGGATGCGAAACGTCGACATGCTGGCCGAACACATCGAGTCCTCGGATCCACAACGGCTCTGGCTCTACGAACAACTTATCTGGGATGGACGAACGCGGCTGCGCAAAGGGAGCGAGCTCGCCAAGAGGCAGGACGCCATGTACCACGCCCTCGAAACAATGGCCGAGGCACAAGACCACGGCCTCACAGTGGACGACTCTGACCGGCTACGAATAGAGGCGCTGCGTCTCGAGTTTACGCAGATGGACGTgggcgacaagaagaaggccgagcagctggccctcaacctcctcaaccACACGAGCTCCGACACGGGGGCGGGGTCCAGATCAAGCGATCGGTTCCACGCGTACGCGCGCAAGATGCTCGCCCGAGTCCAGCAGGATCGACAGGAGTGGGACACGGCCGAGCAGAACCTGCAGTACGCCATCTACAAGCGCGAGGTGGCCCACGGCACGCTCAACAACCTGCGCGTGATCCGCGACATGTGGGTGCTAGCCGCGCACTACCAAAAGGCCGGACGGCAGGGGGACGCGGACGCCATCACGGCGGATGCCCTCTCGAGGGCGCAGCTGTACCTGGAGCAAGGGCCTGACTGA